The Mauremys reevesii isolate NIE-2019 linkage group 1, ASM1616193v1, whole genome shotgun sequence genome segment ccccccccccactgaatagccagggtgactgcgattacttacccttggtgccatagggttaaatttgatgtgggtgggtgggtggttgtggatggtgagttctgattaatatgaaatgaaataaaacttcaGGAATTcacagatgctattggacagtttcaatatgaccccaggagttggtggaacactattggacagattaaatatggccctggagttggtcgaatgctctgggttgttctttctagaaaacacccccaccccaaactttaagcatgaaagaaacatgtttaaaaaaaaaacctcaagccccaagacattcattgatctctgcaaagggccccccgcttggaaatggggactgCTCAATACTCTAAGATGGccccacagaaacatttattttaacttacaagaaaaaagaaaaaaaaagccctgttgtgcagacagcttggtccccccaccccagatcaccacagggggtgctgcgggaggggtgcctaaagtccttaaggatctattaattcagagctgtggggattaaattaagctgctagctactatgctgaagtctgtttgaaacaatgggctaagatggtataaaaacctcaggtctgttggagactgttcttttcaacagaaactttcttcaaaagctgctggacggcagacagaggtatggctggctggcttcaactctgaaactatatattgtataatgccactctttgcccaggctgtcttaggaaaataatggtgcctatcttcattgcagcgtgatctgcttagcatggacCCAGTAACTTTAAGCTGCagttcaccaccaggccaaggtaaaaaccattttaactatagtaGTGCTTAATATTGTTTTCAAAACCTTTAGTTATTAcacagtttgtatagggatttggtggtaatagtcactaacatttttgcttgttctttaaccggaaggcccaaacacacatggtgGGAACAggacaagcatgtgcctgcaacactggatcccttagtgaaagggaacttttttgcaactggCTTTTAAAAGCATGGCGGGGAGGGGtgttattgaaaagtatatggaggcaaacttggtttggtgtgtttctaaagctgctgatttgtgtgtgcgggggtctgggcaaggcataggtgtagggtgtaaaagtacttggtttgtttcaaaccaacaggagttttttcctgtgcaaaatgtggtttaaaatggattttaaaagcagtttggtttttattctgcaaaatgagatgtattttaaaaaatgtttttgaggtttttgttgttatttgtttgtttgttgttttttggtttatgttttaagtggtagaaataaactcaaaacctgTTTGTTGCacagcctgaactggatgatttgctttaaagctgtgacttgttaaagagaaaaaaacccctaatgaatatttagttttgaagTTTACAAGAGGGTTtcctgtgttttataataatgctgtttgctccacagtacggtggaaacatgagagatccctagagcagagggaaaacaagctcagaagaaaagggaacgagacagctgaaagggaaaattcaccagcatcagtgactgatggatggatgaTGCCCAGtgaatatattttgcttattggttgggttgttctatgaggttttgtatttgaagtgaataaATACATGGGTGCgggtgagaaagatggtaaagttcagttttgtaaaatggttccccccacgCCCCATAGGcctgggcaacttttctgacaatgcttagtcagcgctacaaggacacctcctccagaaccgccAAAGAGCCAGGAATCTGCTTGGAGACCTTTAACAatgcaaaacagcacaagagtgcagatgaagcacCCGGGCAGTCCCAACCTCATATCCGtcaaacccaagggcaaaacaagactctggtaaacaacaaccacaactccagttcctcagcggccactgccACCGGAAACCCTGAATaaacacccacattcacaaacccggagcatgcgctcgaggggctctgaacgtgcgcagaaccacacacattcacaaacccggagcatgcgctcgaggggctctgaacgtgcgcagaaccacacacattcacaaacccggagcatgcgctcgaggggctctgaacgtgcgcagaaccacccacattcacaaacccggagcatgcgctcgaggggctctgaacgtgcgcagaaccacacacattcacaaacccggagcatgcgctcgaggggctctgaacgtgcgcagaaccacacacattcacaaacccggaacTCACGCTCAAGGGGCTCTGAACATGCGCAGAACCACatacattcacaaacccggagcgcgagctcgaggggctctgaacatgcgcagaaccacatacattcacaaacccggagcatgcactctaggggttgtgaataaaacaccaaggactgacaaaccattctcccaaaaccataagctcgtcaccgctcccctatattctagtatttgggaacagtttgatggttcattcggaaaactgatggacgctgtgtccccgggggggcgggggctaaaagaacggcattctaaagagagttgggaaaaatctgacgctttgctcagaacactggtgacctctgtatcctcagggAGCCTAACGACCGACCGCAACTCGcttactggatgctgaaatgagtctgttcttcaaagaaccaactgagccgaatactaaaaggctaaaccttacagcgccgagcttcaaaggtgcctaatgtaGGTGAAGCCGAGCGATGCggagaaagtgaaaatcagtctgtttctaccagaacagggactgaatgtaactgcaaccccccagaaacaccaaagagctcagagCCTGTTGCTCAGCAGATGTTGGATAACGCGAAGAAGCgttctaagaaaaatgcatttgtACTGCTAAAGAAGCTGGGCCAGGCTACAAATCTCTCTTCCTGGAACGATAAAGGGGttttgtgtacaaaggctctgtggttaatggttctaacatgcttgACTTAGTCCGGGCCGTGACCCAGACGGGCTCTGTTCCTAGCAGATATGGACTTtaaagatgggatgtgtttatgaatgtcatgGTGGAACGGAACATACCACCTTCCGTCATGGGCACTGCGGCCAAGAGAGCTCTATGGAACGTCTCATGACCTCGACCGTCACTTAATCCAGAGGTAacagtaagccggtacgggccagtacggagTACCAGCCAGAGTCAGTACGCCGTgccagaccgcaccggcttcctcggcggggattgaaagggctcagagctccggcagctgtagggagcccagagtcctttaaattccccccgcagctccaggagccgggctggggctgggatttaaagggctcacagcagcagggccgcccagagcattccggaggcccggggtcttcggcagtggggtgcagccaggtcttcggggcacttcagccgaattaccgccgaagacctggctgcatttcggtggcgggtcccacttcggcggtaattcgccagtggggggtccttctgccccggagcggaaggaccccccaccggcgaagaccgggagcggaagaagctcctgggccctgccctgcaagagttttccgagcccccccggagcgagtgaaggaccctgctccagaggccccgaaaaactctcgtgggggcccctgtggggcccagggcaaattgcccctcttgccgcccccccccggcggccctgcacagcaggggtgaaagtaacttccaggacttaccggtactgctggagccctgagggggcgtggcctcaaccggaagaggcagggcctcaagatttaaaggtcctggagcatcggctgttgctgggagccccagggccattaaatcaaccctgggctcaggggcaaattaaagggcccagggctcaggctgccgcggagccccgagccctttaaattcccccgcagctctggcagccgggtttgggtgtggatttaaagggcccggagctcccacggctgcagggagccagagcattggccgggCTGGGTCCAGGATTTGAAGGtcccggagctcctgccgctgcagggagcaccgagctttttaattccgagccccagcctggctgccggagctgcggtgggaggggaggagggatttaaagggctctgggcttcccgtaGCTGcgggagctccgagccctttaaatcctggacccagcccagctgccagagctgcaggggaaaattaaagggctctgggctccctgcagctgctggagctctgagccgtTCAAATCCCTGCCGAGGAAGatggtgcggtccggcacggcgtattggctcttcctggtacgccgtactggactgtaatggcttatttttatctctgcttcagagatcccacggctgcagggagcccagagacctttaatttccccccgcagctccggaagccaggctggggccaggatttaaagggctcagagctcccacggctacagggagcccagagccttttaaattcccccacagctctggcagccgggttcggaagtggatttaaagggcccggagctcccacggctgtaGGGAGCCAGAGCATgtccaggctggggccgggattcgaagggcccagagctcctgccgctgcggggagcaccgagctttttaattcccagccccagcctgtctgcCGGaactgcggtgggaggggaggagggatttaaagggctctgggctcctcgcagctgccggagctctgagccctttaaatccccactgaggaagctggtgcggtccggcacagtgtactggctcttgccgctacgccgtactggcccgtaccggcttactttcacctctggctcagaactcctacaGCTGCGAGGAGCCCAGAGCtatttaaattccccccgcagctccaggagctgggctggggcgggaattaaagggctcagagctcctgcagttgctgggaacccagagcccattaaatctccccccctgcagctccagcagctgggctggggccgggatttaatgggctcacagcaggggtgaaagtaacttccaggatttACTGGTACTGCTGGAATCCTAAGGGGGCGTGGCCtaaaccagaagaggcggggcctcaagatttaaaggtcctggagcattggctgcagctgggagccccagggcctttaaatcaaccctgggctcaggggcaaattaaagggcccagggctcaggccaccatagagccccgagccctttaaattccccccacagctccagcagccggattcgggtgtggatttaaagggcccagagctcccatgactgcggggagcaccgagccctttaaatctggccccagcccggctgccagagctgcgggggaaaattaaagggctctcggctccctgcagccgccagagctctgagccgttcaaatccctgctgaggaagccggtgcggtccggcacggcatattggctcttcctggtatgcTGTACTGGACCataatggcttattttcatctctgcttcagagatcccacggctgcggggagcccagagccctttaaataccccccacagctccagaagccaggctggggctgggaattaaagggctcagagctcccgcggctacagggagcccagagctctttaaattcccccactctggcagccgggttcaggtgtggatttaaagggcatggagctcccacggctgcagggagccagagcattgccaggctggggctgggaattaaagggctcagagctctggcagttgctgggaacccagagcccattaaatctcgCCCCCGCGCCctccccgcagctccagcagctgggctggggccaggatttaatgggctcagcgctccccgtggctgcgtagatcccagagccctttaattccccccccccgcgcagctccagcacccaggctggggcagggaattaaagggctgagagctctccgcagcggcaggagctccaagccctttaaatccctggctccagccaggtaaggctcaggctccccacagccatgggagctccagGCCCATTAAATCCATGCttgaacccggctgccagagctgcgggggggaatttaaaggccctggggctcccagccacagccgatacTCCGggatctttaaatcttgagaggccacaccccctcaggactccggcagtactggtaagtcctggaagttactttcacccctgacttaatcattcctttacctgtgttcaccttgtgcgccggtgactcccccgagctgcaatcgcattccacctctaagggggtgaacaaagagaggccaccatgctcgttggggtgtctcacaagcagttgggttttgggttcgggttccggcatatccatcaacggctgggccaaagggctcccctcggtcgctccctcctcctcctcggcactgtcgctgatgtagcgctttctccgcggatggtcaaagaccctcggggcgaagacagagtctgaagttctcacgggggtggtgaaggagtccaggtttcctctcagcagccttcccacgatttctaaaccatgtgtccttggcgAGAGATGGCCTCGTCCatccggcgctgggacttatgaggtgatggtgctgcactctgattggtagagggccctgggaggagttcttagtgggatCATATGGCCCTCTCCCAGAcaggtcaccctgccccagaactcgccctgattggtcagaatcccctcttggggtggtcctgtcaggacaaaaccgatcctaattggttgagggcagtgagaggagttcttagaggggtcacaagacacacgtcgggatgggtcaccctcccaccccagagctcgccctgattggtcaaatctcctcttggggtggtccttccgggaggaaacccatcctgattggcagagggtggtgggaggagttcttagaggggtcacatgacacacctggcttccagtcatgtggccgccttgaccacgaagtaatacccccatggggcgggacttccggagacaggtgggagggactaaggggtcatggggcggggttagggtttgattaatGGTGGGGCCTGTCTACTGCTGCCGGGTGTTGAGTATTTGCAGGCAGAACGGGAGCCAGTGTCCATGTCCAGGCCGGAGGTCGAAGCCGGGTGGTCAGAAGTATGAGGCAAAGTCCATATCCACGCAAAGGTCGAATCCGTGTAGTCAAAATCGGAGGGGTtggggaagatcaggaggaggaggaggaggcagggctggagcgggtgggtggagggcctggagcgaggctagagaaaggcaaggagaatactgagccggggttcagaacccaaatctggagACAAGAAGGGTCACAccaaagtcatagccagagaccAGAGCcaagagtccagccagagtcaacagcgagaaaccggagggcagggcagggcagggggtacatgcgggcgggaatgaggatgacttactggagcctggagatccctcatcgggggactcccttcctagcaataacagaaggacagcgggatgacaaaagatgtctctgagcctggggaccaagccaaggggagctcccatccaggctgtgtgccaggaccccgtcaccctccctgttcatttcacactcacagACGCCCTGGCCGGAGGGGAGAATAAAAGGCAGAAGcaaaggtgcccctgggggaaaggctctaggacgggacccagtccacttcccagatctacacccaggattgtgtgaccaggcccacagcccttcctctgcgtctcagttcccacctgccgGACGGGGaggctcctcctctgccccagggtgttcggggggagtttcattcctggctgggaagggttcagagaccaggtgggtggattgggcaCCGGCTGGGGGATGGTCGGACATTCGCTGCGTCAGGGGTGACAGAGGCCATGGGAGGGTCTGAGCAGTGacgacaggggaggggctccatgtcaggccacccctcccagactgcaatggctattgagcataacccctggctctgcggatgctctcacttctgggccagccccacagcctgattcttcccaaccagtagctggcctggccccagccccagcggtcggggtggggcagggtgtccagagcgaggtgctcggccttggtttctctcagtgctgcGGGAGGCTCTATGGCCAGCAACATTTCCTCCCCACGTCTGAGGGACGGATTCCCCTGCCCAACCCCCGAGACGAaatcctctctcttctctagtgacttccatcccctctcccaccattgtggaatgaactcctgccctcactcctctcAGTCCCCCCGCGAGAActgttctacctcccaacccagcgggaatccagctccgctccccagaGTCCCATCAGCCACCCTCGCCCCctccagctgggggctgggaggctttgggcagtagtgccagggggtgagaggaagtggacacctttccacaagggatccccatgtccttaacgtgatgccatggacagtggctctggtgaatggggcacttaagcagcctctgctgactgactcctccagttctcccagagcaggtgggggctgggataacATGATACCAGAGCTCTAGGAACCAGCCTGAGGCCCCGAGGGGGATGAAAGGCTCACAGAGGTGGCTAGGAGAGTTGGCAGCccctagcatgagcaatggcagcGTGTCGTGCTGATGTGACGCCTGTTAGGAAATAGccttgctggggagctgggtctgccctgctttgagctgctcaggggacaAGCTGGCACCGACCAATGGCACCTGCCTGGGGtcaccctctccttgctccctggtcagcgcatggggatgggatgggagtgattttcaatggcctggaggtgaaaggccctgggggtctctccccaggtGACCCCTCTTTGATTACCTCGTCCTCTAGCAGCTGGCCGGCTTCCCCCAAGATGGAATAGGTCAGCACCAGGCCAGCCTGGCTGACGCGGAGGAGGGGGTGGTGGATGGCCAGCAGGCCCGCCTGGAGGAAACTGCTCTTCTGGTCTTCGCTGAATATTTctccaaagacctaaaaccaaaagaaccagagcccttacagtggcccagaaccaggctccaaatccctcaagtgtctcacaaggtggagaagagtcctggggcagccaacctttggggtcccatggaccaggaacccccgtcagtaggaggctgcaggcactgaggcctccaatagctcttatggagcaggattcaccgcaggtgccatgagatgctgggaatgtgtctgcgcgctctggaacccagctcacacagacagcccaggatccctgctgctcccagcagcgatAGCTCCTGCAGCTCACCCGCTAGAGGTTCggggtcttttagatctggttcattcccacacctcaccccacggACAATCCCaggagcctcacatactctgtggaaataaggagcaggctcttgccctgtgtccATGACACACTCACTGCAGGGGGAGTcagctccacacctgagctgctgcaatgcaccggcggagagtccttacctctcccaccctggccaggTTTCTATACCCCAGGCGCTCGGGGTCATGGAGCCTGTCCCGGCACCACAGGTCTGGGGCCTCACTGGTGTTGagccctgggagagagagacacacccattggggaggtttggccttccgctttcagtgcctgtttccttctgggtgcacactggccaggctcctcCTGGCATCCGCGGCCCAATGGAATCGCAGGGTCCATGCCAGGCGGGATATaccagaagggggatttgtttcagccatCACAGTAATCATGTGACCCTTATTGTCActgtgctctgggagtgggtgcctgttcatgggggtgtctaatactgagaaccccccacccccactgaagtcaggctctggccctggctacccgactggtgacaccctacaagctttgtgtccgtcccctgtggtgcctgctcctgcccccatgatgggctctttccctccatgtgtctcaatagctccgttcctgtcccctcaTGAGCTGGCTGCCCCGTACGGGggtgggctgatttccctgggctgggggacagagctggGTTCGGAGctaaagcagccaatttccctggcactttcacactcatctccctaattcagagagagggggagagaaagagtcccatctaagctggggtcggtctcagaggagggggcttctttctgtagggtcccattgcccagcagagggagtctcaaaggaggggccttgtttctattggggttcctctTCCCCGCTACAGCGGGTCTAAgcagagaggccttagttctagaggcgtcccaatggccagctggagctagtctcccagaggctcgtttccatggggtcccattgcccagctggatTTCTTACCCCTCTTCTGAAGCAGGAGCCAGTAAAGCCAATATACGCCACCCCTGGCATGCCGACTGATGTCACTGGCTGGGTGGGATAtccagagacccagctgcagcacaaattcacctgccttggagaaggtggaggaggtctggtggaaggaggaggagaggggaatccatcaccattctcccttcagctccccagcgcccctggacctgagctctgctcccacccctctgtaggaggcgctgggggacAGGAGCGACAGCCTTCTTCCTCTCTGCGCCCAAGGGAGCTCGGAGCAAAGAGAGCAGGGCAAGGGCCCtcgctgagcactcgctgcctcgTGGCTCCAGAAaaacaagggccctgaggccaggcacgaccctgccagccagtggcctatggaacgcagtcccttacggacccggggggaccaattagccaggggatgaggaacttgactctgcaggacgctggggtcagaggtcacttacgtcaaatccaggcagggaggtggcaaactGGAGCAGGGCCGCGCTGGTCTGgacggccctggctctctcctgggtgttGTTTGCCAGGAGAGAGCGATGGATGTGCtgcgggagaaggaggcaggggagggtcagcgggcaggcgtacatgctctacaaaccagcctcttcccctccccaaggggctgagactttgtgctcagggtggagtagccgagccctggtggcagagcttgaaaagggggttcagtctctcaggccccagccaggcctggtgctctctgttagtgcttaatgcaaccgcgcagagctctggctgacagtcccagctccttccccctgcactggcagctctgggaacgTGTGGCCGGCTGGCTCCAAActgggaggacacaatggaaacgtggctcttctagtctctcctttgctgccctcccacagggctcaggggcaattccaccccagaccgtccattctactcacctccaggaggtgctgcagcttctccacgGTGGGGGTCTCTGTTAGGCGGCCcctgaggatggtgtccaggctcCGCGAATAgcggttgtgcagagcctgcaagaagagggagcacccgtcagtcatgggacatggggctacaccagtcaggggacaattaggaggattctccaggagccctggcaagactcaaaaggaacatcctggcctctcccattcacatcactctAGGGACACTTAGCAAGAGTTCATGGCCGGATGCCTGCTGCCTCGTCAATCCCTGCTCTtcgcagttctctgtgcagggcctggtacccagcagagtatggaccagccaaactgcaatgggtggaaggtaggatccccgggagagtccaggcaggagatcagagaatgaggagaggagggaaggctgggatcagccatggaggggtaacgcaatcccctctgaacccctgatccatgaacagcacatcaggatcaaggcacatgccctggaccccacacccaaaccagctccagggctcaggacctccatggggttggacagggaaagcTGCCCCCTTCCCAAAACCAGTGTCTCCCTGCGCAGACAGGGGTTGGAACTTGGACAGTGTCTGCGAGGACCTTGGCCTGTGGGggacaaatgtccccactttggggtgccagataacagaggagatgtgtccccccattgggggtgagggattctctggtgcaagaccccctgcctgggtggggacggaacaaggagcaggacagactggGTGGCAGCGGAGCTGGgcgatttttgtacctcagctctgctctgcaggtgctgctggatcaccaAGATGATGTCTTCCTCAGGGCACaaatcctgctcctcctc includes the following:
- the LOC120380999 gene encoding uncharacterized protein LOC120380999, translating into MTAEGPCASPTLATAEPPGSPTLAPEVPPGSPTLAIEEPPASAEQELSDCGATNTTSSAYSCGASSSSVGSGSPVFEGSFFGDTPSAQVSWPEEEEEEECKEEEEEEEQDLCPEEDIILVIQQHLQSRAEALHNRYSRSLDTILRGRLTETPTVEKLQHLLEHIHRSLLANNTQERARAVQTSAALLQFATSLPGFDTSSTFSKAGEFVLQLGLWISHPASDISRHARGGVYWLYWLLLQKRGLNTSEAPDLWCRDRLHDPERLGYRNLARVGEVFGEIFSEDQKSSFLQAGLLAIHHPLLRVSQAGLVLTYSILGEAGQLLEDEPRSRPSTHPLQPCLLLLLLIFPNPSDFDYTDSTFAWIWTLPHTSDHPASTSGLDMDTGSRSACKYSTPGSSRQAPPLIKP